In one window of Sulfurihydrogenibium subterraneum DSM 15120 DNA:
- a CDS encoding helix-turn-helix domain-containing protein, with the protein MSKTCRYFKISRNTFYKWLKRYEKDGLEGLYDKPKTPINTR; encoded by the coding sequence ATCTCAAAAACATGCAGATACTTCAAAATATCAAGAAACACATTCTATAAATGGCTAAAAAGATATGAAAAAGATGGACTTGAAGGTCTTTACGATAAACCTAAAACCCCAATAAACACAAGAAA